Proteins found in one Paenibacillus wynnii genomic segment:
- a CDS encoding YajQ family cyclic di-GMP-binding protein, translating into MSSESSFDIVSKMDMQELTNAVHQTERELENRFDFKGSKSSLKLEKDALIIASEDEYKLNAVIDILQTKMVKRGITLKNLDYGKIEPASVGVRQRLGLKQGVDQENAKKINILIRDSKLKVKSQIQGDQIRVTGKNRDDLQQIIQLLRNADLPLDLQFNNLK; encoded by the coding sequence ATGAGTTCGGAAAGTTCATTCGACATCGTATCCAAAATGGATATGCAGGAGTTGACCAATGCGGTTCATCAAACCGAGAGGGAATTAGAGAACCGGTTTGATTTTAAAGGAAGTAAAAGTAGTCTGAAGTTGGAAAAAGACGCGCTTATTATTGCTTCCGAGGATGAATATAAGTTAAATGCAGTGATTGATATTCTGCAAACTAAGATGGTTAAGAGAGGGATAACCCTCAAAAATTTAGATTATGGCAAAATAGAACCGGCTTCAGTAGGTGTACGCCAGCGATTAGGCTTGAAACAAGGAGTCGATCAGGAGAATGCTAAGAAAATCAATATTCTCATTCGTGATTCCAAGTTGAAAGTGAAAAGCCAAATACAGGGTGATCAAATACGCGTGACCGGTAAAAACAGAGATGATCTGCAACAAATCATTCAACTTTTGCGAAATGCCGATTTACCGCTGGATCTACAGTTTAACAATTTAAAGTAA